From the Pomacea canaliculata isolate SZHN2017 linkage group LG14, ASM307304v1, whole genome shotgun sequence genome, one window contains:
- the LOC112554831 gene encoding G-protein coupled receptor GRL101-like: MRGCPVIAFPPDMFSGLVRLQTVFADNFKLCCPAILPADFNVQSCQAPSDHLSSCDALLRSPLYRVFLASFAALALVGNLSALAYRLLLRKEKNDLGYDVFVTNLCVSDFLMGVYLSVVGVADRVYMGEYFRHESDWKEGIVCKFAGFTSFLSSEVSALLVCLITLDRVLVLRFPFSTLRFRKRSAQIACAVAWLAGALLALVPLLPVTSHWQFYARTGMCVPLPVTRNNSSVYDYTFRVLIVLNFFLFFAIAAGQAAIFWSVRINSMSATDTTKKGTDLTLARRLITIAIFDFACWFPIGLMGFMTSTGVPVASDVHVTLAIFVLPLKPALNPFIYTINVIMEKRRQEKEEQRRKILLAQAKIRDATTRPAQR, encoded by the coding sequence ATGCGTGGTTGCCCAGTCATCGCCTTTCCGCCAGACATGTTCTCGGGGCTGGTCAGGCTGCAGACCGTCTTTGCCGACAACTTTAAGTTGTGTTGTCCGGCTATCCTACCCGCGGATTTTAACGTCCAAAGCTGCCAGGCTCCCTCCGATCATCTCTCTTCCTGTGATGCCCTCCTTCGCTCGCCCCTCTACCGAGTGTTTCTGGCATCCTTCGCCGCGCTGGCCCTCGTGGGCAATCTGTCTGCCCTAGCCTACCGACTGCTTCTTCGCAAGGAGAAGAACGATCTTGGTTACGATGTCTTCGTCACCAACCTGTGCGTATCGGACTTCCTCATGGGAGTGTACCTGTCGGTGGTGGGGGTGGCCGACCGTGTCTACATGGGAGAGTATTTCCGGCACGAGTCGGATTGGAAGGAGGGTATCGTCTGCAAATTCGCCGGCTTCACCTCGTTCCTGTCAAGCGAGGTGTCGGCTCTGCTTGTCTGCCTCATCACCCTCGACCGCGTCCTCGTGCTCCGTTTCCCGTTCAGCACTCTGAGGTTCCGGAAGCGATCTGCGCAGATCGCGTGCGCCGTGGCCTGGCTGGCAGGTGCTCTGCTGGCTCTCGTTCCCCTACTTCCGGTCACGTCTCACTGGCAGTTCTACGCCCGGACCGGCATGTGCGTTCCGCTGCCCGTCACGCGGAATAACTCCTCTGTCTACGACTACACCTTCCGTGTCCTGATAGTCCTaaacttctttctcttcttcgcCATTGCTGCCGGACAAGCCGCCATCTTTTGGTCAGTTAGGATCAACAGCATGTCCGCTACAGACACCACCAAGAAGGGGACCGACCTGACTCTGGCACGAAGGCTCATAACGATCGCCATATTCGATTTCGCGTGTTGGTTTCCGATTGGTTTGATGGGGTTCATGACCTCCACTGGCGTACCGGTCGCCAGCGATGTACATGTGACCTTGGCTATCTTTGTTCTTCCCCTCAAGCCTGCCCTCAACCCCTTTATATACACAATAAATGTTATCATGGAAAAGAGGAGGCAGGAAAAGGAAGAgcagagaagaaagattttacTGGCTCAAGCCAAGATCAGAGATGCTACCACCCGACCTGCGCAACGATGA